The Deinococcus malanensis DNA window GGAATGTCCTCGCGCCGCCAGTCGCGCCGGTAGGTGCCGTCGACATTGTGGGTGGCCCGGCGCAGAATTACCATGTCGCGCGCCTCCTCCAGCGGCAGGCCCAGGGCGCGCAGATCGATCAGGTCGCGCAGCAGGCGCAGGGAATAGGGGGCGTACAGCGACCGGCCAGAGGCCGTGACCTGATCCGGCGTGAGCAGTTGCAGTTCGGCGTAGTGCATGACGGTGCGGCGCGTGACTCCTGCGGCCCGGGCCAGTTCGGCGGTGGTGTAGTACGTGACTGCCGCTGGGGAGGGTTGCTCGGCCCCGGGCGTCACGGCGTGAGCACGACCTTCCCGGTCACGCGGCGGTCCAGCAGTGCACGCAGCGCTTCGCCGGTGCGCTCCAGCTCATAGCGCTCACTGACGAGCGGGTGAACCTCGCCCTGGGCGATCCAGGCCGAAAGACGGGCAAGATTTCGGGCGTTGGTTTGAGGATCACGCCGCGCGAATTCTCCCCAGAACACGCCTACGATGCTCGCACCTTTCAGCAGCGGCAGGTTCAGCGAAAGGCGCGGAATCTCCCCACCAGCGAAGCCGATCACCAGGTAGCGGCCACCCCAGGCGATGGACCGGAAGGCGGCTTCGGCATAGCGGTCCCCCACCGGGTCGAAGATCACGTCCGGACCATGGCCGCCGGTCAGCGTCTTGAGGCGTTCGCGCAGGTCCTCGGTGCCGTACTCGATGACCTCGTCGGCGCCATGCTGCCGTGCGACCTCGCCTTTTTCAGGGCTGGACACGCCAGCGATCACCCGCGCGCCCAGCGCTTTGCCGATCATGACGGCGGCCAGACCCACGCCCCCCGCAGCCCCCAGCACCAGCAGGGTCTCGCCGGCCTGCAGGGCGCCGCGCTGGATCAGAGCATGCAGGCTGGTGCCGTAGGCCAGCGGCAGCGTGGCGGCCACGTCCAGTGGCAGTGCGTCTGGCAGTGGCAGCACAGCGCGGGCATCCGCCTTGAGGTGACTGGCAAAAGCGCCGGTACCCGTAAAAGCCGCGACCCGCTGACCAACCTGCAGTCCGGTGACGCCCTCTCCCACGGCACTGATGCGCCCTGCGGCCTCGGCTCCCGGCGTGAAGGGCAGGGGAGGGCGAACCTGATACTGGCCCATCACCATCAGGGCGTCTGGGTAGTTCACGCCAGCCGCCTCCACAGCGATCACCACCTCGCCGGGTCCGGGCTGGGGATCGGGAAGGGTCTGGACAGTCAGGGTCTCGGGCTGGTCGAAGTTCTGGCAGATCACGGCGCGCATGGGGGTCTCCTTGAACGGGGCACGGGGGGCAGGGCCGGCAGGGGAATGGCCTATAGTAACGCTTACGTTCAAAGTAGACGTGCGCGGACACTCGCGTGCCTGCCCCTCCCTCTTTCCCCCAGGAGAACTGCGACATGGCCCCCTTCCTGAGCAAACGAGACCTGAGTTTTCAGCTGTTCGAGGTGCTGGACAGCGCCGCCCTGCCCCAGCGTCCCCGCTTCGCGGAGCACAGCCGCGAGATCTACGAGGACATTCTGAACCTCGCCTACACGGTCGCAGAACGCCACTTTGCCCCGCATGCCCGCGAGGCCGACCTGAACGAGCCGCACGTGGTGGACGGCAAGGTCAGGCTCGTCCCCGGCGTGGCCCAGGCTCTGGCGGCCTTCCGGGACGCCGGGTTCTTCAGCGCCCACCACGACGAGGAACTGGGCGGCCTGCAACTGCCCCGCGTGGTCATGCAGGCCGTGCAGGCCCACTTCAAGGCGGCCAACATCGGAACCAGCGGCTACGCGTTCCTGACCATCGGCAACGCCAATCTGCAGCGGGTGTTCGCCTCGCCCGAGCAGCAGCAGCGCTACATGCTGCCGCTGCTCGAGGGCCGCTGGTTCGGCACCATGGCCCTGTCCGAGCCGCACGCCGGGTCCGGTCTGGCCGATATCACCACCACTGCCGCGCCCCGGGGCGACGGAACATACAGCATCACCGGCACCAAGATGTGGATCTCTGGCGGCGAGCACGAACTCAGTGAGAACATCATCCATCTCGTGCTGGCGCGTATTCAGGGGGCGCCCGCAGGTGTCAGGGGCATCAGCCTGTTTCTGGTGCCCCGCTACCGCATTCAGGAGGACGGCACTCCCGGCGAGACCAACCACGTGGTGCTGGCGGGCCTGAACCACAAAATGGGTTACCGCGGCACGACCAACACCCTGCTCAACTTCGGCGAGGGCGGCGAGACCATCGGCGAACTCGTCGGCGAGCCGGGCCGGGGCCTGGCGCAGATGTTCTACATGATGAACGAAGCGCGCATCGGAGTTGGGATGGGCGCCGTCATGCTCGGCTACGCCGGTTATATGGCCAGCCTGGAGTACGCCCGCGAGCGCTTTCAGGGCCGGCCGGCCAGCCAGAAGGACCCCCAGAGCCCGACCGTTCCGATCATCGCCCACGCGGACGTCCGCCGGCTGCTGCTGCGGCAGAAGGCCATCGTGGAAGGTGGGCTGGCCCTGGGCCTCTACGCCTCCAGCCTTGTGGACGACCTGCAGACCGGCCCGGAAGACGCGCGGGAGGACACCCACCTGCTGCTGGACCTGCTGACCCCGCTGGTGAAGTCCTGGCCCAGCAGATACAGCCAGGACGCGCTCAGCGACGCTATTCAGGTGATGGGCGGCGCGGGCTACACGCGCGACTTCCCGGTCGAGATGTACTACCGCGACAACCGCCTCAATCCCATCCACGAGGGCACTGAGGGCATTCAGGGCAACGACCTGCTGGGCCGCAAGGTCACCCAGGCCGGTGGGCGCGGCCTGCAGGTGCTGCTCTCACGCATGCAGGCGGATCTGCGTGCCTCAGAGGCCCTCGAAGGCCTGGGCGAGATCCGCACGGCGCTCTCTACGGCGGTCAGTCAGTGCACTCAGGCTCTGCAGGCGCTGCTGTCGCAGTCCGGGCGTATTGGTCCGGACCTGTATCTGGCCAACGCCAACAGTGCGCTGGAGATGCTGGGCCATACCGTGGTCGGCTGGATGTGGCTTCGTCAGGCGGCTGCGGCGGCCCGGGCCCTGCCCACTGCCCGTGGCGACGACGCCGACTTCTACCGGGGCAAACTGCACGCCGCCCGCTTCTTCGCCACCCATGAGCTGCCCCGCGTGCGCGCCCACGCCGACCTGCTGGCCAGCGTGGACCGCACGACCACCGAGATGCAGGAGGCCTGGTTCTGATGCCGGCTTTCGCTCCTGCACAAACGGTGAAGGTCCAGGGCCGAACCATTGCCTACAGCGAGGAGACGCCGGCCGATCCGCAGGGCACGGTCCTGTTTCTGCCTGGGCTGGGCGGTACCCGGCTGACCTGGCGCTCACAGCTTCCGGTCTTCGGGAGGCGGTACCGGGCCCTGAGTCTGGACCACCGCGACACTGGAGGCAGCGACCCGGCCCCGGACGACTACACCACGGCAGACCAGGCAGACGACGCAGCTGCACTGCTCCGTGCCCTGGACGCGGCCCCCGCGCACGTGGTGGGCCTGAGCATGGGCGGTTTCGTGGCCCTGAACCTCGCGGTGAGGCACCCGGAACTGCTGCGCAGCCTGACCCTGGTGGCCACCTCCGCCGGCGGCCAGACCCATGTCAAACCCAATCCTGCGGGCCGTGAGGCGTTGCGGCCGGACTTCTCCCTGAGCGCCGGGGAGCGGGCCTTGCACTCCACACGCCTGATTACCGCGCCGGGATGGATGGACGCCAACCCCCGGCTGCATGCAGGAATTGCGGCCGGTGCCGACGAACATCCCTTCGCGCCGGAGGTATATGCCCGGCAGTTCCGCTCCACCAGCACGCATGACGTGACCGGCGACCTAAGCCGGCTGGACCTTCCCACGCTGGTGATCCACGGTGACGCCGACCCACTCGTCCGTTACGAGAACGGCGAGCACCTGGCACGCAGCATTCCCGGCGCGCAGTTCATCACCTATGCCGGAACCGGGCACCTACCACCCCTGGAGCAATACGAGCAGTTCAACCGAGACGTGCTGACCTTTGTAGACGCGCATTAACCTGTCTTGTCTGCCAGGACGCGCGCCAACGACACACCCGCGATGGGGTCACCTGGCTGGGTGGCGTCGGCAGGAAGGCCCTGGCCAGCGAAAAGGCAGTCTGTCACTGCGGCCGTGCAGGCCGCGGCGCGGTAACCCGCCTGGGCCGAGAGAGGCGGGTCTTTAGCAAATCTCCGGACTGCCGGCTGGAAGCCCGCTTCTGGCCGGATACTCCGGGGCATGACCCCTGGCCGGACCTACGGTGACCCACAGGAAGTTGGCTTCGTGCGTGTCCGTGGCGCGCGCGAGCACAACCTCAAGGACATCTCGGTGGACATCCCACGCGACGCCCTGGTGGTTTTTACCGGCGTTTCGGGTTCCGGCAAGTCGTCACTGGCGTTCGGTACGCTGTACGCCGAGGCGCAGCGGCGGTACCTCGAATCGGTCTCTCCGTACGCGCGGCGGCTGTTCCATCAGCTCGGCGCTCCGGACGTGGACGCCATCGAGGGCCTGCCACCGGCCGTGGCCCTGCAGCAGCAGCGCGGCGCGCCGACTGCTCGTTCCTCAGTGGGAAGCGTCACCACCCTTTCCAACCTGCTGCGCATGCTGTACTCGCGGGCCGGTGACTACCCCCCCGGGCAGCCGATCGTGTACGCCGAGGGCTTCTCGCCCAACACCCCGGAAGGGGCATGTCCGAATTGCCACGGCCTGGGCCGGGTGTACGAGGTGACGGAAGCCTCCATGGTGCCGGACCCGTCGCTGACCATCCGCGAGCGGGCCATTGCGGCCTGGCCCACCGCCTGGGGCGGCCAGAACCAGCGCGACATCCTGGTGACGCTGGGGTACGACGTGGACCGCCCCTGGCGCGAGCTGCCGCAGGAGCAGCGCGACTGGATTCTGTTCACCGACGAGCAGCCGGTGGTGCAGGTCTACCCCGGGCTGACCCCGGAGGAAACGAAACGGGCCCTGAAGCGCAAGCTGGAGCCCAGTTACATGGGCACCTTCTCCAGTGCCCGGCGGCACGTCCTGCACACCTTCGCCACCTCCGAAAGTGCGGCCATGAGAAAGCGGGTCCAGGGGTTCATGCTGAGCACCGAATGCCCGGTCTGTCACGGGAAGCGTCTGCGCCCCGAGGCCCTGACGGTGACCTTCGCTGGAATGGACATTACCGAGTTCTCCCGGCTGCCGCTCAAGGCTGTATCGCAGCTGCTTCAGAGCCATGCACAGGGCGTTTCCACCTCTGCCGACCGATTACACCCTGAGCAGGCCATTGCCCGGCAGCGTCTGGCCCAGGATCTGGAAGCGCGCCTGGAGGTGCTGCTGGACCTGGGGCTGGGCTACCTGTCGCTGGAGCGCGCCACGCCCACCCTGTCGCCGGGCGAGCTGCAGCGCCTGCGGCTGGCCACCCAGCTCTACTCGCACCTGTTCGGTGTGGTGTATGTGCTCGACGAGCCCTCGGCCGGGTTGCATCCGGCCGACACCGAGGCCTTGCTCTCGGCGCTCGACGGCCTCAAGCGGGCCGGCAACTCGCTGTTCGTCGTGGAGCATGACCTGGACGTGGTGCGCCGCGCCGACTGGCTGGTGGACGTCGGGCCGGCGGCCGGAGAGCACGGCGGGCAGATTCTCTACAGTGGTCCGCCAGCAGGACTCCGTGATGTGGATGCCTCCCAGACCGCACGCTACCTGTTCCGCGACGAACGGGCTGGGGCCTGCACACCCCGCGTGCCTTCCGGGTGGCTGGAACTCCGGGGCGTGACCCGCAACAACCTGCAGGCGCTGGACGTGCGCTTCCCGCTGGGTGTGCTGACCAGCGTGACCGGCGTGTCGGGCTCCGGCAAATCCACCCTGGTCAGTCAGGTGCTGGTCGAGACCCTGGCCGCCCGGCTGGGGCATGAACTTCCGGCCGAAACCGAGGACGACGAGCACGCCGAGTCTCGACCAGAACGCCTGGGCAGTCCTGCGCACCTGGCCGGCGACCTCGACCGGGTGAGCCGGCTGGTGCGGGTGGACCAGAAGCCGATCGGCCGTACGCCCCGCAGCAACATGGCCACGTACACTGGCCTGTTCGACCATGTCCGGCGCCTGTTTGCGTCCGCCCCACTGGCGAAAAAACGCCGCTACAATGCCGGGCGCTTTTCCTTCAACGTCAAGGGTGGCCGCTGTGAACACTGCCAGGGAGAAGGCTGGGTCATGGTGGAACTGCTGTTCCTGCCCAGCGTGTATGCGCCCTGCCCGGTGTGCCATGGCGCCCGCTACAACCCCCAGACCCTGGAGGTCGAATATGCAGGGCAGAACATTGCTGGTGTCCTGGGCATGACCGTGGACGCGGCCCGTGAGTTTTTTGCCGGGGAGCCGCCGGTCCGGCGTGCCCTGGACACTCTGGCCGAGGTGGGCCTGGGTTATCTGCGCCTGGGACAACCGGCCACGGAACTCTCGGGTGGTGAGGCCCAGCGGGTCAAGCTGGCCACTGAACTGCAGCGCACGGGCCGGGGCCGCACGGTCTATGTGCTCGATGAACCGACGACAGGACTGCACCCGGCCGACGTCGAGCGGCTGCTGCGGCAGCTGGGGCGGCTGGTAGACTCCGGCCATACGGTGATC harbors:
- a CDS encoding MerR family transcriptional regulator is translated as MTPGAEQPSPAAVTYYTTAELARAAGVTRRTVMHYAELQLLTPDQVTASGRSLYAPYSLRLLRDLIDLRALGLPLEEARDMVILRRATHNVDGTYRRDWRREDIPLDDARLRALHARLRLLHDAYDRQAENLARFDRWLTKRFTGGDVPAISPDEAVPDALRD
- a CDS encoding NADPH:quinone oxidoreductase family protein, with protein sequence MRAVICQNFDQPETLTVQTLPDPQPGPGEVVIAVEAAGVNYPDALMVMGQYQVRPPLPFTPGAEAAGRISAVGEGVTGLQVGQRVAAFTGTGAFASHLKADARAVLPLPDALPLDVAATLPLAYGTSLHALIQRGALQAGETLLVLGAAGGVGLAAVMIGKALGARVIAGVSSPEKGEVARQHGADEVIEYGTEDLRERLKTLTGGHGPDVIFDPVGDRYAEAAFRSIAWGGRYLVIGFAGGEIPRLSLNLPLLKGASIVGVFWGEFARRDPQTNARNLARLSAWIAQGEVHPLVSERYELERTGEALRALLDRRVTGKVVLTP
- a CDS encoding acyl-CoA dehydrogenase, coding for MAPFLSKRDLSFQLFEVLDSAALPQRPRFAEHSREIYEDILNLAYTVAERHFAPHAREADLNEPHVVDGKVRLVPGVAQALAAFRDAGFFSAHHDEELGGLQLPRVVMQAVQAHFKAANIGTSGYAFLTIGNANLQRVFASPEQQQRYMLPLLEGRWFGTMALSEPHAGSGLADITTTAAPRGDGTYSITGTKMWISGGEHELSENIIHLVLARIQGAPAGVRGISLFLVPRYRIQEDGTPGETNHVVLAGLNHKMGYRGTTNTLLNFGEGGETIGELVGEPGRGLAQMFYMMNEARIGVGMGAVMLGYAGYMASLEYARERFQGRPASQKDPQSPTVPIIAHADVRRLLLRQKAIVEGGLALGLYASSLVDDLQTGPEDAREDTHLLLDLLTPLVKSWPSRYSQDALSDAIQVMGGAGYTRDFPVEMYYRDNRLNPIHEGTEGIQGNDLLGRKVTQAGGRGLQVLLSRMQADLRASEALEGLGEIRTALSTAVSQCTQALQALLSQSGRIGPDLYLANANSALEMLGHTVVGWMWLRQAAAAARALPTARGDDADFYRGKLHAARFFATHELPRVRAHADLLASVDRTTTEMQEAWF
- a CDS encoding alpha/beta fold hydrolase, with the protein product MPAFAPAQTVKVQGRTIAYSEETPADPQGTVLFLPGLGGTRLTWRSQLPVFGRRYRALSLDHRDTGGSDPAPDDYTTADQADDAAALLRALDAAPAHVVGLSMGGFVALNLAVRHPELLRSLTLVATSAGGQTHVKPNPAGREALRPDFSLSAGERALHSTRLITAPGWMDANPRLHAGIAAGADEHPFAPEVYARQFRSTSTHDVTGDLSRLDLPTLVIHGDADPLVRYENGEHLARSIPGAQFITYAGTGHLPPLEQYEQFNRDVLTFVDAH
- the uvrA gene encoding excinuclease ABC subunit UvrA, producing MTPGRTYGDPQEVGFVRVRGAREHNLKDISVDIPRDALVVFTGVSGSGKSSLAFGTLYAEAQRRYLESVSPYARRLFHQLGAPDVDAIEGLPPAVALQQQRGAPTARSSVGSVTTLSNLLRMLYSRAGDYPPGQPIVYAEGFSPNTPEGACPNCHGLGRVYEVTEASMVPDPSLTIRERAIAAWPTAWGGQNQRDILVTLGYDVDRPWRELPQEQRDWILFTDEQPVVQVYPGLTPEETKRALKRKLEPSYMGTFSSARRHVLHTFATSESAAMRKRVQGFMLSTECPVCHGKRLRPEALTVTFAGMDITEFSRLPLKAVSQLLQSHAQGVSTSADRLHPEQAIARQRLAQDLEARLEVLLDLGLGYLSLERATPTLSPGELQRLRLATQLYSHLFGVVYVLDEPSAGLHPADTEALLSALDGLKRAGNSLFVVEHDLDVVRRADWLVDVGPAAGEHGGQILYSGPPAGLRDVDASQTARYLFRDERAGACTPRVPSGWLELRGVTRNNLQALDVRFPLGVLTSVTGVSGSGKSTLVSQVLVETLAARLGHELPAETEDDEHAESRPERLGSPAHLAGDLDRVSRLVRVDQKPIGRTPRSNMATYTGLFDHVRRLFASAPLAKKRRYNAGRFSFNVKGGRCEHCQGEGWVMVELLFLPSVYAPCPVCHGARYNPQTLEVEYAGQNIAGVLGMTVDAAREFFAGEPPVRRALDTLAEVGLGYLRLGQPATELSGGEAQRVKLATELQRTGRGRTVYVLDEPTTGLHPADVERLLRQLGRLVDSGHTVITVEHDLQVVVGSDWVIDLGPGAGDEGGQIVTVGPPTQVARSEVSRTAPYLRRVLGPETT